TCCAGGGCCCTGGCGAAGGCGGGTCCGGAGGCCTTGGAGAAATCAGTCGGATGGAGGATCCGGCGAAACGGCTTCATCACGCACCTCTCTTCGTCTTGCCGAGGAGGCTCCGACGGCCCCGCGTCCGCTGCTCTCCCGCTCGTTGCGCCATCAATCCCGCGAGGCTGGCCGCAGACCCGCCGCCAGCAGCCGCTTTGCGACGAAATACTTCTTCGGGCGGCGGCTGAGATCCCTCGCGCGGATGCGATATCGCGCGACCCGCCGCTCGAGCGCCGCGAAGCTGCCGTCGAAGGCCAGCCGTGCGGTTGCCGCCGTGTCCTCCACCCGGATCGTCGGCCGGTAGGGCAGCCGGACCATCAGCGCGCACCGGATCGCGATCCCGCCCTTCGGCCCGTTCTCATCGGAGAAGATCACCCGCGCCGCCACCGGTTTGACCCGCAACGGCGCCAGGGCCGCGCTGAGCCGCCTGGCGACCCGGGCGCGCAGGGCCGGGTCGCGGGAAAGCCCCCGGATCTCCACCGCCATCGCCGACCTCCAGTGAAGGAACCCCCGGTCTCAGCCGCGGCTGCCCGCTACCTGGCCCACGGCCTCTCCTTTGCCGGCGGGGGCCTCCACGGGCGCCTCCGCAGCGCGCAACAGCAGGATCGGGGTGGTGGTCCCGCGCAGCACCGACTCGGCCACGCTGCCCAGGATCAGGCGCCCCAGGCCGCTGCGGCCGTGGGTCGTCATCA
The DNA window shown above is from Candidatus Methylomirabilis sp. and carries:
- a CDS encoding HPF/RaiA family ribosome-associated protein codes for the protein MAVEIRGLSRDPALRARVARRLSAALAPLRVKPVAARVIFSDENGPKGGIAIRCALMVRLPYRPTIRVEDTAATARLAFDGSFAALERRVARYRIRARDLSRRPKKYFVAKRLLAAGLRPASRD